One genomic segment of Dehalogenimonas alkenigignens includes these proteins:
- a CDS encoding tyrosine-type recombinase/integrase, translating into MLLGPEGKRKLKLRHMTNEELFKLYDNEIILRLRNVKNLSDTRAILTKFQTELGNFPPSPDLAKAFLAKYTDRKPRTLYRYAQMLRQFFKWYGEPLDVKIKIPKTLPPYTQQEAIEKLVKAIREKKTHKSTIVRDLLLLELALNTGMRRSELANLQVKDINADFLVVRDAKNHKDRIIPLVPTMVMRLQNFTKNMTPEQTVFGLKATAIGDKVAQFAKKAGVKEIHAHSLRHKFATDLVERGANVTNVQQLLGHENLNTTQVYLGVADKGLRDTIALLGKKPKTNMNGDETIKGWRYTVASDKGVEHVSVRDE; encoded by the coding sequence ATGCTCTTGGGGCCAGAAGGTAAGCGCAAACTCAAGCTCAGGCACATGACCAACGAGGAGCTTTTCAAGCTCTACGACAACGAGATCATTTTACGTTTACGGAATGTTAAAAACCTGAGCGACACTAGAGCAATTCTGACCAAATTCCAGACTGAACTAGGCAATTTCCCTCCATCGCCAGATCTGGCTAAAGCCTTCCTCGCTAAATACACCGATCGAAAGCCACGCACTCTATACCGCTATGCCCAGATGTTGCGTCAATTCTTCAAATGGTATGGTGAGCCTCTCGATGTGAAGATCAAAATCCCCAAAACTCTACCGCCATACACTCAACAAGAAGCGATCGAGAAGCTGGTTAAAGCCATTAGAGAAAAGAAGACTCATAAATCTACGATAGTTCGAGACCTGCTGCTACTCGAACTCGCTTTAAATACAGGGATGCGGCGCTCTGAACTCGCCAACCTGCAGGTCAAAGATATCAATGCCGATTTCCTGGTCGTCCGAGACGCCAAGAATCACAAGGATAGAATCATTCCTCTGGTACCAACAATGGTCATGCGTTTGCAGAACTTCACCAAAAACATGACTCCTGAGCAAACGGTGTTTGGGTTAAAAGCAACAGCAATAGGAGACAAGGTCGCCCAATTCGCTAAAAAGGCTGGGGTCAAAGAAATTCATGCTCATAGTCTGCGGCATAAGTTTGCGACTGATCTAGTAGAACGGGGAGCTAACGTCACCAATGTTCAACAACTCCTAGGACATGAAAACCTGAACACAACTCAGGTTTATCTCGGGGTCGCCGACAAAGGATTAAGAGATACAATAGCTTTGTTGGGAAAGAAGCCTAAGACAAACATGAATGGCGATGAAACAATTAAAGGTTGGCGATACACCGTTGCCAGTGACAAGGGCGTCGAACATGTTTCGGTTCGGGATGAATGA
- a CDS encoding biotin transporter BioY — translation MELSARFESFKYDLFQRRTALSIPAKLSLALGFAVLTGLLAQIKFYLPFTPVPVTMQTFAVLLAGVTLGRWWGGASMALYAGLGIAGIPWFANGGSGFGATFGYLFGFILAATLIGYLTDRVSQGFSFSRIFGLMAVACLFLIYVPGCLWLGSWLGLSGREVNLSSIISMGVLPFIAGDIIKIFIAALIGMVITPKRNAPDGTSLPSRPF, via the coding sequence ATGGAACTGTCAGCCCGCTTCGAAAGCTTCAAATATGACCTTTTCCAACGCCGAACGGCATTGTCCATTCCGGCTAAATTAAGTTTAGCTTTAGGTTTCGCGGTCCTGACAGGTCTACTAGCCCAGATCAAATTTTATCTCCCGTTCACACCGGTGCCGGTTACGATGCAGACTTTCGCTGTGCTCCTTGCAGGCGTCACGCTAGGCCGGTGGTGGGGCGGTGCGTCAATGGCACTATATGCAGGTTTAGGTATTGCTGGAATACCGTGGTTTGCCAACGGCGGTAGTGGATTTGGCGCCACGTTTGGATACCTATTCGGATTTATCCTTGCGGCAACCTTGATCGGCTACTTAACCGACAGGGTCAGCCAGGGATTTTCTTTTTCTCGCATATTCGGTTTAATGGCGGTCGCCTGCCTGTTCCTCATTTATGTCCCCGGTTGCTTGTGGCTTGGTTCATGGCTTGGACTATCGGGACGGGAGGTTAATCTCTCGTCGATTATATCCATGGGTGTACTGCCTTTCATTGCCGGGGACATCATCAAAATCTTTATCGCCGCGTTAATTGGCATGGTTATCACTCCGAAAAGAAATGCGCCAGACGGAACTAGTTTGCCGTCACGCCCCTTTTAA
- the ribH gene encoding 6,7-dimethyl-8-ribityllumazine synthase translates to MGQGLKFAVVVSRFNEFMTGKLVAGAKDAFLRHGVAESDIDLAWVPGAFEIPLVAKKLAVSGRYNAIVCLGAVIKGNTPHFEYIANEVAKGIAAVNMETGLPVIFGVITAETLEQAIERAGSKMGNKGFDAAVQAIEMANLIKNLI, encoded by the coding sequence ATGGGGCAGGGGCTCAAATTTGCCGTGGTAGTGTCACGCTTCAACGAATTCATGACCGGCAAGCTGGTTGCCGGTGCCAAGGATGCCTTCCTCCGACACGGTGTCGCTGAATCCGATATCGATTTAGCCTGGGTGCCAGGGGCTTTCGAAATTCCCCTGGTAGCTAAGAAGCTTGCCGTTTCAGGCCGATATAATGCCATAGTTTGTCTTGGAGCGGTCATCAAAGGCAACACCCCGCATTTTGAATACATAGCCAACGAAGTTGCCAAGGGAATTGCCGCGGTAAATATGGAAACGGGTCTGCCGGTAATTTTCGGGGTTATTACCGCCGAAACCTTAGAACAGGCTATCGAACGAGCCGGGTCCAAGATGGGCAATAAAGGTTTCGATGCCGCTGTTCAGGCGATCGAAATGGCCAACCTGATCAAAAACCTAATTTAG
- a CDS encoding bifunctional 3,4-dihydroxy-2-butanone-4-phosphate synthase/GTP cyclohydrolase II: MGIATIPEIIADIQSGKFVIIVDDDDRENEGDLFIAAEKITPEAINFMAKNARGLICVSLTGDRLDALGIPLMVQENSSKHCTAFTISVEARHRVSTGISAADRAETVRTLIDPRTSPGDLLKPGHTFPLRARDGGVLVRAGHTEASVDLSRLAGLYPAGVICEIMDDDGTMARLPKLEKLADEWGFKIGSVAGLIAYRRRTEKLVKRVAEARLPTRYGEFTAIGYRSEVDPGEHLALVYGEINLSTESKPILTRVHSECLTGDVLGSLRCDCGEQLDFALRQIAAAGAGVLLYMRQEGRGIGFHNKICAYALQDQGLDTVEANEKLGFEADLRDYGIGAQILADLGLHQIKLLTNNPKKVVGLEGYGLKVVETIPIEMPPNPHNEKYLETKRRKMGHLLFKEAVKAEGASGG, translated from the coding sequence ATGGGCATAGCTACAATACCCGAGATCATCGCCGATATTCAATCGGGAAAATTCGTGATTATCGTCGATGACGACGATCGGGAAAACGAGGGCGATTTGTTCATCGCAGCCGAGAAGATAACACCGGAAGCGATCAATTTCATGGCCAAAAACGCCCGCGGACTTATTTGCGTCTCGCTGACCGGCGACAGACTGGACGCACTCGGCATCCCGCTGATGGTACAGGAGAATTCATCCAAACACTGCACCGCTTTCACTATTTCGGTGGAAGCCCGGCACCGAGTTTCAACGGGTATTTCTGCAGCGGACCGTGCCGAAACGGTAAGAACGCTGATAGACCCCCGAACATCTCCGGGAGATCTGCTCAAACCAGGACACACATTTCCGTTGAGAGCCCGCGACGGCGGCGTACTGGTGCGCGCCGGACATACCGAAGCTTCAGTCGACCTGTCGCGTCTTGCTGGCCTTTATCCTGCCGGAGTTATCTGCGAAATCATGGATGACGACGGCACCATGGCTCGACTGCCCAAATTAGAAAAACTGGCGGATGAATGGGGATTCAAGATAGGCAGCGTCGCCGGCCTTATTGCCTATCGGCGGCGTACGGAAAAGCTCGTTAAGAGAGTAGCTGAGGCCAGGCTCCCCACCCGCTACGGTGAGTTCACCGCCATCGGCTACCGGAGTGAAGTCGATCCCGGGGAACACTTAGCCCTGGTTTATGGCGAGATCAACTTGTCCACCGAAAGCAAGCCGATTCTAACCCGCGTTCATTCCGAATGCCTGACCGGTGATGTCCTAGGAAGTTTGAGATGCGATTGCGGCGAGCAGCTTGATTTTGCGCTCCGGCAGATTGCCGCTGCGGGAGCTGGTGTCCTCCTCTATATGCGCCAGGAAGGCCGGGGTATTGGTTTCCACAATAAAATTTGCGCCTATGCACTCCAGGACCAAGGGTTGGATACGGTTGAAGCTAACGAAAAACTCGGATTCGAAGCGGACCTGCGTGATTATGGTATCGGCGCCCAGATCCTCGCTGATCTTGGCTTGCACCAGATCAAGTTACTAACCAATAACCCCAAAAAAGTTGTTGGTCTTGAAGGGTACGGGCTGAAAGTGGTAGAAACTATACCGATAGAAATGCCACCCAACCCGCATAACGAAAAATACCTCGAGACCAAGCGCCGAAAGATGGGGCATCTATTATTTAAGGAAGCCGTCAAGGCTGAAGGAGCAAGCGGTGGTTAG
- a CDS encoding riboflavin synthase, translated as MFSGIVEEIGVVVSLSHSRLIVRARVIMVDLKPGDSIAVNGVCLTATEIIDGVFKANVMPETLRRTNLGELRPGDQVNLERALTLSGRIGGHLVQGHIDATGTVNKIIQDGDAKLMTISAPPEVMRYIVEKGFITVDGLSLTVTNLAEHHFSVSLVAFSQSHTTIGGKQEGDRLNLEADIIAKYVEKFTSKKTASINEAFLTEHGFA; from the coding sequence TTGTTCAGTGGTATCGTCGAAGAAATCGGCGTTGTTGTCAGCCTTTCGCACAGCCGTCTTATCGTACGAGCGCGCGTTATAATGGTCGATCTCAAACCAGGCGATTCGATAGCGGTAAATGGAGTATGCCTGACTGCCACTGAGATAATAGATGGGGTCTTCAAAGCAAACGTTATGCCGGAAACACTGAGGCGTACCAATCTTGGCGAGCTCCGTCCAGGCGATCAAGTTAACTTAGAACGTGCGCTCACCCTCTCTGGACGGATTGGAGGTCACCTGGTACAAGGGCATATCGACGCCACCGGCACGGTTAATAAAATCATCCAGGATGGTGACGCTAAACTCATGACCATCAGCGCTCCACCGGAAGTGATGCGTTATATAGTTGAAAAAGGATTCATTACAGTCGATGGTCTCAGCCTCACGGTCACAAATCTGGCGGAACATCATTTTTCCGTATCTCTAGTCGCCTTCAGCCAGAGTCATACCACGATCGGCGGGAAACAAGAGGGCGACCGCCTTAACCTCGAAGCCGATATTATCGCCAAATACGTCGAAAAATTCACTTCTAAAAAGACGGCCTCGATAAACGAGGCTTTCCTGACCGAACACGGTTTCGCCTAG
- the ribD gene encoding bifunctional diaminohydroxyphosphoribosylaminopyrimidine deaminase/5-amino-6-(5-phosphoribosylamino)uracil reductase RibD: protein MDFMEQALKLARLALGEVSPNPAVGAVIARGDEIVGEGFTQPPGGDHAEIGALKQAGDKSRGATMYVTLEPCCHFGRTPPCTHAIITAGIREVHIATLDDNPVVFGKGKAELEAAGIKVHVGNRREAARELNEAYFKYINTGLPLVTAKYAMSLDGKISTRMMDSKWISGEDSRNYAHTLRHASDAIMVGIGTVLADNPHLTARGCAGRGGTSHKQPLRVIVDSSGRTPLDSCMFSEPGKTLIVLGKQASRDREQAYLKAGADTLRLPDADGRVDLKALMRHLGERQVTSLLVEGGGTLLGTLFDLGLIDKVVAIIAPMIIGGSQAGTPVGGSGVEKIADAVRLENVKVAQYGPDTVISGYFIRE, encoded by the coding sequence ATGGACTTCATGGAGCAGGCTTTAAAGCTGGCGCGTCTCGCCCTAGGCGAAGTCTCGCCTAACCCGGCTGTGGGTGCCGTCATCGCGCGGGGCGATGAGATTGTCGGCGAGGGATTTACCCAACCGCCCGGCGGCGACCACGCTGAAATCGGCGCCTTGAAACAGGCCGGGGACAAGAGCCGCGGCGCCACGATGTACGTTACTCTGGAGCCATGCTGCCATTTCGGTCGAACCCCACCCTGTACTCATGCCATCATCACTGCGGGCATCCGGGAGGTCCATATCGCGACACTGGATGATAATCCGGTCGTCTTCGGTAAAGGGAAAGCGGAACTGGAAGCCGCAGGTATCAAAGTCCATGTGGGCAATCGGCGGGAAGCGGCACGGGAACTCAACGAAGCCTACTTCAAATATATCAACACCGGTCTGCCGCTGGTCACTGCCAAGTACGCCATGAGTCTTGACGGCAAGATCTCTACCCGGATGATGGACTCTAAATGGATATCAGGTGAGGACTCCCGCAATTACGCTCATACCCTGCGCCACGCTTCCGACGCCATAATGGTAGGTATTGGCACTGTGTTGGCGGACAACCCGCACCTTACCGCTCGGGGCTGCGCCGGCCGGGGCGGCACCTCCCACAAGCAACCCCTCCGGGTTATTGTGGATTCAAGCGGGCGTACGCCGCTGGATTCCTGTATGTTCAGCGAGCCGGGGAAGACATTGATCGTTCTCGGAAAACAAGCATCCCGAGATCGGGAGCAAGCTTACCTTAAAGCCGGCGCTGATACGCTGCGGTTGCCGGATGCCGATGGTCGAGTGGACCTCAAGGCGCTCATGAGGCATCTGGGCGAACGCCAGGTGACCAGCCTCCTGGTTGAGGGCGGCGGCACGCTACTCGGCACCTTGTTCGATCTTGGATTGATTGATAAAGTGGTCGCAATAATCGCTCCGATGATAATCGGAGGGTCTCAAGCCGGAACGCCGGTGGGTGGTTCCGGAGTGGAAAAGATCGCCGATGCCGTCCGCCTGGAGAATGTTAAAGTCGCCCAGTATGGACCGGACACCGTGATATCCGGATATTTCATTAGGGAGTAG
- a CDS encoding type IV pilus twitching motility protein PilT, with translation MSIPIEKFLEFIVARNATDLHITVPSVPVLRIDGELIPLPEVPPFTPQEVENMFNKITTEDQRAAFKVNRELDFTYSMSGLSRFRVSAIRQRGSISLAIRPVPFKVPTIDQLELPQICKELILKPRGLILITGAAGTGKSTTLAAMINHLNETAKRNVVTIEDPIEFLFSNKQCLIRQRDMADDTRSFESALVHCLRHDPDVLVIGEMRDLDTMKTALTAAETGHLVISTLHTVDAAQTIDRIVDIFPPEQQRQIRYQLSQVLLAVLSQRLPHRARGGRIAAFEIMLNNPVISRLIREQQVFDLQSNIEVSHKEGMQTMDQALADLIKRKVITRDEALLHCTSSARLQQLLQSERGTVY, from the coding sequence ATGAGCATACCTATCGAAAAATTCCTGGAGTTCATCGTGGCACGGAATGCCACCGACCTGCATATCACCGTACCCAGCGTGCCCGTGCTACGGATCGATGGAGAATTGATTCCTCTTCCCGAAGTACCTCCATTCACCCCTCAAGAAGTTGAAAACATGTTCAATAAGATCACCACCGAGGACCAAAGGGCAGCTTTTAAGGTCAACCGCGAGCTCGATTTCACTTATTCGATGAGCGGCCTGTCGCGCTTCCGCGTCAGCGCAATTCGCCAGCGGGGTTCGATCTCCTTAGCCATACGTCCGGTACCGTTCAAGGTGCCTACCATCGATCAGCTTGAACTGCCCCAGATTTGTAAAGAACTTATCTTAAAACCCAGAGGCTTGATCCTGATCACCGGCGCCGCCGGTACCGGCAAATCCACTACCCTGGCAGCCATGATCAATCACTTGAATGAGACAGCCAAGCGCAATGTGGTGACAATTGAGGATCCAATCGAGTTTTTATTTTCCAACAAACAGTGCCTTATTCGACAACGTGATATGGCAGACGACACCCGATCCTTCGAATCCGCCCTGGTACACTGCCTGCGCCACGACCCCGATGTACTGGTGATTGGGGAAATGCGGGATCTGGACACGATGAAGACAGCATTGACCGCCGCGGAGACAGGGCACCTGGTGATCAGCACGCTGCATACCGTCGATGCCGCGCAGACAATCGATCGCATCGTAGATATTTTCCCGCCGGAGCAACAGCGCCAGATCAGATACCAGTTGTCTCAGGTCCTGCTGGCGGTATTGTCACAGCGATTGCCGCACCGCGCCAGGGGCGGGCGGATCGCCGCATTTGAGATCATGCTCAACAACCCGGTCATTTCGAGGCTTATCAGGGAGCAGCAGGTCTTCGATCTGCAGAGCAACATTGAAGTGTCTCACAAAGAAGGCATGCAGACAATGGACCAGGCGCTAGCCGATCTTATAAAACGTAAAGTCATTACCCGTGACGAAGCATTACTACACTGCACCTCATCGGCACGATTGCAGCAACTGCTCCAGTCCGAACGCGGAACCGTTTATTAA
- a CDS encoding ATP-binding protein yields MCQFCHQHGEGKKWYLRAENYSEELLADLKRRRYIEEFFRHPEGIASGAERLAALDKTPALVKNIIRPVLSGRQKSSHFGQVLPIEDVAEVLNMTTSVVRLACICRYSKLKTEARYCYGLSMAPGGGRILEILSELDGTFLNGPDTSGFEVLSPKEALAAITRHDDEGLCHTIWTFQTPFIGGICNCDRADCQALNISLNLSTKVMFRAEYSATIDEESCTGCRDCFSVCHFGALEYSRTSAMTKVNTRNCYGCGVCRAACPSGAIKLVSRAAIPAAAGLW; encoded by the coding sequence ATGTGCCAGTTCTGCCATCAGCACGGTGAAGGGAAAAAGTGGTATCTCAGGGCTGAAAACTATTCCGAAGAGCTGCTGGCCGATCTCAAGCGGCGCCGTTATATAGAAGAATTTTTCCGGCACCCCGAAGGCATTGCTTCCGGCGCCGAGCGGCTGGCTGCTCTCGACAAAACACCGGCACTGGTTAAAAACATCATCCGGCCGGTTCTTTCCGGACGCCAAAAATCGAGTCATTTTGGTCAGGTGCTGCCGATAGAAGATGTAGCCGAAGTGTTGAACATGACAACATCGGTGGTTCGATTAGCCTGCATCTGCCGCTATTCGAAGCTTAAAACCGAAGCCCGGTACTGTTACGGTTTATCAATGGCCCCCGGCGGGGGCAGGATCCTTGAGATCCTGTCGGAACTCGATGGAACTTTCCTTAACGGGCCGGATACCTCCGGATTTGAAGTCCTGTCTCCGAAAGAGGCGCTAGCCGCGATAACCCGGCACGATGACGAAGGCTTGTGTCATACCATCTGGACTTTCCAGACGCCGTTTATCGGCGGCATCTGCAACTGCGACCGCGCCGATTGCCAGGCGCTCAACATCAGCCTGAATCTAAGCACGAAGGTGATGTTCCGGGCTGAATACTCCGCGACCATTGATGAGGAATCCTGTACCGGGTGCCGTGACTGCTTCAGCGTCTGCCACTTCGGCGCGCTTGAATACAGCCGCACTTCAGCGATGACGAAAGTAAATACACGCAATTGCTACGGCTGCGGTGTCTGCAGGGCAGCCTGCCCGTCCGGCGCCATCAAACTGGTCAGCCGCGCGGCAATACCCGCGGCGGCGGGGCTGTGGTGA
- a CDS encoding ABC transporter substrate-binding protein yields the protein MDPTRISRRDFTKRMAVVGSGIMVFGVMSACDNDEPAQTTTPTATLQPLPALKFQFSDTAGNRTIAQYLQGQMSQNMGINITLEPMESAAFQKFVNEENHTWAWFGWGADYPDPENFLDSVFMTKAGNNHTLYSNPQFDTLMTNALKELNNTTRLQMIDQAHRMVVEDMPMVFMFNRERFNLVKPALRPTLKPTGQDGQIMGDRFFRQVSMPNNILRVNSSGDPPTLDTNAASWASSLSCLYQIYDGLFTFDQNLNVQAMVASEIPTTANGGISADGKTYTFKLKSNVTWSDGKPVTAQDFEYSIKRMLAPATAAEYSFLYLAIAGAEAYNAGTGQESAVGVKALNATTLEIKLAQPQPTFISRMALWPCYPVRKDIVDAKGADAFLPPNLIGNGPFMLTEWVPLDHMTFKVNPNYWGTKPTLTEIRFRNIPDPQASLAAYQNNELDMSGVPVGTEKATMADATLGAQVFRNADLVTFGFQFNVKKAPFDNKKVRQAISCAIDRDTFINNVRGGVGRATTSWIPPGMPGFDANIGADYKFNVAKAKQLLAEGGYKV from the coding sequence ATGGATCCAACCCGTATCTCGAGGCGTGATTTCACCAAACGGATGGCAGTCGTTGGCAGCGGCATCATGGTGTTCGGGGTAATGAGCGCCTGCGACAACGACGAACCAGCTCAGACCACAACTCCAACGGCAACCCTCCAACCGCTACCTGCATTGAAATTCCAATTCTCGGACACTGCGGGCAACCGGACCATAGCCCAATACCTTCAAGGCCAGATGTCTCAGAATATGGGGATCAATATCACTCTGGAGCCAATGGAGTCGGCCGCTTTCCAGAAATTTGTTAACGAGGAGAACCATACCTGGGCATGGTTTGGCTGGGGAGCCGATTATCCCGATCCTGAGAACTTCCTGGATTCCGTGTTCATGACCAAGGCCGGTAACAATCACACCCTTTATTCCAATCCTCAATTTGATACCCTTATGACCAACGCGTTGAAAGAACTGAACAACACCACTCGCCTCCAGATGATTGACCAGGCTCATCGTATGGTGGTCGAAGACATGCCGATGGTTTTCATGTTCAACCGCGAGCGCTTCAACCTGGTCAAACCAGCCCTCAGACCCACCCTCAAGCCCACCGGCCAGGATGGCCAGATAATGGGCGACCGCTTCTTCCGGCAGGTCAGCATGCCCAATAACATTCTGCGGGTCAACAGCAGCGGCGATCCCCCTACCCTCGATACCAACGCCGCCTCATGGGCAAGCAGCCTTTCCTGCCTGTATCAGATCTATGACGGCCTGTTTACCTTCGACCAGAACCTCAACGTTCAGGCGATGGTAGCCAGTGAGATCCCGACCACGGCCAACGGCGGCATTTCCGCTGACGGTAAAACCTACACCTTCAAATTGAAGTCAAACGTTACTTGGAGCGACGGCAAACCTGTTACTGCTCAGGACTTCGAGTACAGTATCAAACGCATGCTGGCACCTGCCACCGCTGCGGAATACTCGTTCCTCTATCTCGCTATCGCTGGCGCCGAGGCATATAACGCCGGTACTGGTCAGGAGAGCGCTGTTGGTGTGAAAGCCCTCAACGCGACTACTCTGGAGATTAAGTTGGCTCAACCGCAGCCGACCTTCATTTCCAGGATGGCGTTGTGGCCGTGTTACCCGGTGCGCAAAGACATTGTTGATGCCAAGGGCGCCGACGCCTTCCTGCCGCCCAACTTGATCGGCAACGGTCCTTTCATGTTGACAGAATGGGTACCGTTGGACCACATGACCTTCAAAGTTAACCCGAACTACTGGGGCACTAAGCCTACTTTAACCGAGATTCGATTCCGCAATATTCCGGATCCCCAGGCGTCGCTGGCGGCATACCAGAATAATGAACTGGATATGTCCGGTGTTCCGGTCGGCACCGAAAAAGCCACCATGGCCGACGCTACTCTGGGAGCTCAGGTCTTCCGCAACGCTGATCTGGTGACCTTCGGCTTCCAGTTCAACGTCAAGAAAGCCCCGTTTGACAACAAGAAGGTACGCCAGGCTATCTCCTGCGCCATTGACCGCGACACCTTTATCAACAACGTCAGAGGCGGGGTCGGTCGCGCTACCACTTCGTGGATACCTCCGGGAATGCCGGGCTTCGACGCCAATATCGGCGCCGACTACAAGTTCAACGTTGCCAAGGCTAAGCAGTTGCTGGCCGAGGGCGGTTATAAAGTCTAG
- a CDS encoding ABC transporter permease, with protein MGKYILRRLLWMMLTLFVVAFITFVLMHLVPGGPWDREKELPAQVIENLNQKYGLDKPLFVQFGSYIWNALNGDLGISYIYQDRGVTEIILGGLPVTATLGLVAFALAIVLGVSLGVAAALKQNSVIDYFSVAYATVFASVPAFVLGIFLMYTLAVQFHWFPTGGWGTLQHIVMPAIALAALPAAYTARITRASMLEVIRQDYVRTARAKGLSERVVLWRHISRNALIPVVTVAGPELAALVSGSFIIETLFSVPGIGRLFVQGVFQRDYGLIMGAILFYAFIIAIVNLVVDIVYAMIDPRIRYD; from the coding sequence ATGGGAAAATATATCCTCCGCCGGCTGTTGTGGATGATGCTCACCCTCTTCGTGGTGGCTTTCATAACTTTTGTCCTGATGCACCTGGTGCCCGGCGGCCCCTGGGACCGCGAGAAAGAACTGCCTGCGCAGGTTATCGAAAACCTGAACCAAAAATACGGTCTTGATAAACCGCTTTTCGTTCAATTCGGCAGTTATATTTGGAATGCCTTGAACGGCGATCTGGGAATCTCATATATTTACCAGGATCGGGGTGTGACAGAAATTATCCTTGGCGGATTGCCGGTAACCGCCACTCTTGGCCTGGTGGCATTTGCGCTGGCGATTGTGCTTGGCGTATCGCTGGGAGTTGCCGCGGCGTTAAAACAGAATTCGGTTATAGACTATTTTTCAGTAGCTTATGCCACAGTTTTTGCCAGCGTGCCCGCTTTTGTGCTAGGTATTTTCTTAATGTACACCCTGGCGGTCCAGTTCCACTGGTTCCCAACGGGTGGGTGGGGTACTTTACAACATATAGTTATGCCTGCGATCGCCCTGGCGGCACTACCTGCCGCTTATACCGCCCGCATCACCCGGGCTTCTATGCTTGAAGTTATCAGGCAAGATTACGTTCGCACAGCAAGAGCTAAAGGTTTATCTGAGCGAGTTGTATTATGGCGGCACATCAGCCGCAACGCTCTTATCCCGGTGGTCACTGTAGCTGGACCCGAGTTGGCGGCCCTCGTTTCAGGATCATTCATCATTGAGACTCTGTTCTCGGTACCAGGCATCGGCCGGCTGTTTGTTCAGGGTGTTTTCCAGCGAGACTACGGACTTATCATGGGCGCCATCTTGTTTTATGCTTTCATTATCGCTATCGTCAACCTGGTAGTTGATATTGTTTATGCCATGATCGACCCGAGGATACGCTATGACTGA
- a CDS encoding ABC transporter permease has product MIYGARTSLAVGLFTQFIVIFVGLPIGAFAGFIGGRVDNLLMRFVDVMYAFPDILLIILLSAVMRETDFARFGGGIFVIFLAIGLVNWVGISRLIRGQILSLKQRDFVTAARAMGGGSRYITFRHLLPNALGPIIVAVTFGVPRAIFAEAALSYIGIGIRPPTPSWGAMIRDGFNVMNAYPHLVIIPAIAIAVLMLAFTFLGDGLRDALDPRLRR; this is encoded by the coding sequence ATGATCTACGGCGCGAGAACTTCCCTGGCCGTGGGTTTGTTTACTCAGTTCATTGTTATTTTTGTTGGCTTGCCAATCGGCGCTTTCGCCGGTTTTATCGGCGGGAGGGTGGACAACCTTCTGATGCGGTTCGTCGATGTGATGTACGCCTTCCCTGACATACTCCTCATCATCCTGCTCTCCGCCGTCATGCGGGAAACAGACTTCGCTCGTTTTGGCGGCGGCATATTCGTTATCTTCCTCGCCATCGGATTGGTAAACTGGGTGGGGATTTCTCGACTGATTCGCGGACAGATACTCTCGTTGAAACAGCGTGATTTCGTCACCGCCGCCCGCGCTATGGGAGGAGGTAGCCGCTACATCACCTTCCGGCACTTACTGCCCAATGCCTTGGGGCCGATAATTGTCGCTGTGACTTTCGGTGTGCCAAGAGCCATTTTCGCCGAGGCAGCGTTGTCGTATATCGGAATCGGTATTCGACCACCAACCCCGAGCTGGGGCGCTATGATACGTGACGGATTCAACGTGATGAACGCTTATCCTCACTTAGTCATTATTCCTGCCATCGCTATTGCCGTACTTATGCTAGCTTTCACCTTCCTCGGTGATGGTCTACGCGACGCGCTGGACCCGAGGCTGAGACGTTAA